A section of the Piliocolobus tephrosceles isolate RC106 chromosome 14, ASM277652v3, whole genome shotgun sequence genome encodes:
- the CD274 gene encoding programmed cell death 1 ligand 1 translates to MRIFAVFIFTIYWHLLHAFTVTVPKDLYVVEYGSNMTIECKFPVEKQLDLASLIVYWEMEDKNIIQFVHGEEDLKVQHSNYRQRAQLLKDQLSQGNAALQITDVKLQDAGVYRCMISYGGADYKRITVKVNAPYNKINQRILVVDPVTSEHELTCQAEGYPKAEVIWTSSDHQVLSGKTTTTNSKREEKLFNVTSTLRINTTANEIFYCIFRRLDPEENHTAELVIPELPLALPPNERTHLVILGAIFLLLGVALTFIFYLRKGRMMDMKKCGIRVTNSKKQSDTQLEET, encoded by the exons ATGAGGATATTTGCTGTCTTTATATTCACGATCTACTGGCATTTGCTGCATG caTTTACTGTCACGGTTCCCAAGGACCTATATGTGGTAGAGTATGGCAGCAATATGACAATTGAATGCAAATTCCCAGTAGAAAAACAACTAGACCTGGCTTCACTAATTGTCTATTGGGAAATGGAGGATAAGAACATTATTCAATTTGTGCATGGAGAGGAAGACCTGAAGGTTCAGCATAGTAACTACAGACAGAGGGCTCAGCTGTTGAAGGACCAGCTCTCCCAGGGAAATGCTGCACTTCAGATCACAGATGTGAAATTGCAGGATGCAGGGGTTTACCGCTGCATGATCAGCTATGGTGGTGCCGACTACAAGCGGATTACTGTGAAAGTCAATG CTCCATACAACAAAATCAACCAAAGAATTTTGGTTGTGGACCCAGTCACCTCTGAACATGAACTAACATGTCAGGCTGAGGGCTACCCCAAGGCCGAAGTCATTTGGACAAGCAGTGACCATCAAGTCCTGAGTGGTAAGACCACCACCACCAATTCCAAGAGAGAGGAGAAGCTTTTCAATGTGACCAGCACACTGAGAATCAACACAACAGCTAATGAGATTTTCTACTGCATTTTTAGGAGATTAGATCCTGAGGAAAACCATACAGCTGAATTGGTCATCCCAG aactaCCGCTGGCACTTCCTCCAAATGAAAGGACTCACTTGGTAATTCTGGGAGCCATCTTTTTACTCCTTGGTGTAGCACTGACATTCATCTTCTATTTAAGAAAAG gGAGAATGATGGATATGAAAAAATGTGGCATCCGAGTTACAAACTCAAAGAAGCAAAGTG ATACACAATTGGAGGAGACGTAA